In Myxocyprinus asiaticus isolate MX2 ecotype Aquarium Trade chromosome 12, UBuf_Myxa_2, whole genome shotgun sequence, the DNA window GTAAGTctgttttaatattaaataaaataatgtttttattattattattattattattattattattattattaaacgcAAAAAAGCTTCcttgtagggttagggtttgtctTAATATAAttggctttatataaaaacaacagaagtctatggtatgtcctatTTTAGATAAAAGTGTTGGTATGTGCATAAAAGTGACCTGAATTGTTCTATTATAACATAAAATAGGGACAGAATTCGATGTGTCCCATAGTTAATCACAAAACAACggctacacacacacatctacatacaaaaatgaaactgtatcTCCAAAATACCAACATTCAGATCAATAGTGCTTGATCTAATTTTCCTTAGAGAAAGCAGACAGACTTTATAACTATTACATTCACGCAGTCAGTAATATCCAATTCTATCTGATATTCACAATAAGAATTGTCCAGCtcacttttatttgtttgttgtcaAATCTTATTAAATGGTTTCTGGATACGGATACTTACACGTCTGTGACATTGAATTAAACCTATGAAACTTCAGGGAGCTCGCACAAGGTTTTGTAAATCAGAGTGagctattttattctttattaccATTTTCAACAGAGTAACAGTACATCAAATTGTGCATTAATTAACAGTGACATTTTTGATTTTACGAATTCAAATTTACATATAATGAACAGTAATAAGGAATTAAACAAGTATCTCCACAAAGAAAAATATCACAGCATCCAATTTAAGAATATGTTGATTATTTTGCCCTATCAACCTCAGCAAGGATAGTTGATATGGTTAATGGTTAATTAGTTACAAAACTAAGTGTTGAAAAATGTGACTCAAAAGGCCATAATACTCgcaatttatataaaataaaaacccttaaaataaaacatttaaataaagacaGGCAGAAATAAAGAAtgagaaaataataaatacagtacAGATAAAAACTGAATTACATTCTTGCATGCTTGTTTCTCCGCAGTACAGTTGGCATTGTGTTAAGACCTCTGGTTTACGAGTTATTAAGGCTTtacaaaaacaattcattttcattcaaaatgttttataaCACCTGCAGTGTAAAATTGAGgatatttaaagttgaaaagcaataaatacagtatatccgTTTCAGATTTTGCCATATGAACAATAACTTTttgccaaataaatatatttcaatctgTCATTTGTGTTACTTTGCCAAAGATTAAAGCCTAAAAATGTAATATCAATATGTGACATCGCAAATGGAGCTTTCATTTATATCATAATTTACTAACACTGATTTCGCCCACTAGGAGtcttatttacaataaacagaccAGTAATATGGAACTcgaatcaaaattaatttttccaACTGTGACACTGACATTGACTTCTAAGTGAAAACACAGATTGACCAGTGAAATTATTCTGTACTAAACTGATGTataataatgtacattgtatatatGAACATACAATGTACTGTTTGATTCAATGTAATTCATTAAGCTGTTCCAAATCATTCAGTTTTATATAAACCCAACACACCTATAAAAGGTACATTTTTGGCACTATATTCCCAAGAATCCCAAACATTCAGCCATTACTGTATACTGAGAATTGCTGTGTCTTAAACCAAGTATCTACTGTATTGCTACATGGATGCAAAATTTCTAATGTAATGCGGAGACAAATTCTGGCTTTACTCCCTGTAACGCATAAAGTGAGCAAGTTATTGCTTCTTAAGACAATAAACATTTAACTTTTCAAAAAGAATGTGGCAGTGCTTCATGTATGGCCTTAACAACTTGATTATGTTGAGGGTTTTAAAAGTCGACTGAGGTATACTTTTCAGCGTTAATTTAAATATACACTCTGGAAATTCTCATAGTGGaattaatctttaacaaaatccTTTTTTCTAGTGATAAATAGTGCATTTTCTTCACAAAATGTCTGATAGttcatattatatttttaaagtggGCATAAAAAATTCCTGTTTATGCAGAATGCTGTTGTCTTACCCGTGGTTTTGTATTGGTGTATAAATGTCTTGCTTTTCATATGCTTTTTTGGATATATGCTAAAATAGTTTAAACGATTCATATGTCTATAAGTATTTATTAAGACCTGCCTCTTATTTTGCTTTAAGATGTCACACAGTAAAACACTGTGCAATGTAACAGTATTTGTTTGATCGTATGCTGCTACATGTTTGCTATACTGCCAGTAAAACTTTCTAATGCATCAAATAATTCCATGCAACATCTCATTAGATTGTGGGAAACTAAGATGCCTTTCATGCGTATGCCAATAATTAATGCTACATCCTTATCATTGCTACTTAAGACTCTGAATCCCAAATGTCACAATTAATAATCATTTCAATAAGAAAAGGAATGTTGGCTCATGCCAAACTAGCAGTCACTTATTAAAAAGATATTTCAGATTATAAAGTGCAAAACTAAATTATCATGTCATAattagtgatagactgatatattgaCCAGGGTGATTAATCGGACGATACCTGACAATTTTGAGATAACTGTGCCAGActggctgattaacagaagtggtcaCTCCGCCTAGTGTCATTTCCAACAACCTaatgcacattttttgttttcaaatagtttttacaGAATTTTGGTGTTCAAATTCAGTTTGGTGTACAATAAGTGTTCATAAAAATGTTctgtaaaatgtttattaaaattcAGCAAATTTGTGTAATTGGGGGAATAATCACAGTGACATCATGAAAAATCTACAAGAGGTCACTGTCACTTCAGAAAGTATTGTAGAAAACCAGCGTCAgtttttataaatttgttttGGCCTAAGTTATTGGTTAATAAAGCCTCTAGTCATATAGACACTAACCACTAAGTAAAGCCACTTGCTGGTAGCATTGGCACTGTTCAATAATgagaaagacaaaaataaaataaaaaaatatccaaactaAATCATGAAATCACAAACATTAACTCTTCGAACTATACATACTATATTGAATCTTTGTAAGACATGTATCTTTTCATTTATTGATAATTACGCAAGAAAATAAATGCAAACCCACACTTTTTAACCAATACATTCATCTCTCATATTGCACAAAACCCATCCCTTTTATCCATTAACAATCAACCTGTGGCAGCACTCAAAATGATGACTGCACCAAACGTTTGCCTTTTATGTGGAAATCAATTCTAAACAGAGGATTTTTCCTTTGAAAGACATACAGACCAGCACAAGCTAATGTGTCGAAAGCTAAAATAAAGCCCAAAGGTTTGGTCTGCATTCTTTGCCTTTCCTGATCTCTTTCCTTCTGAGGTTGAAAAGGAATATTTCCTTAGTACCTCTGTGGTACATTCTGGAATGTTCCAGAAGGTGTTTTGTTCTGAAGACGTCTTGGAAATTCTAGAACATTCCAGAGGGTTCTAGTGCTGCAGTCATGCACAGACAGCACTTGTATGATAGAGGGCTTCGAGAGCCCTtccagagaaaaataaaaactagTTATTTGTCTTAGGAACGTTCACAGCACGGTCCGACAGTGCTCTCCAGGGAGAGCTGTGACGAGTGTCGAATCAGCGGTGCCATTGTGGGATCGACCATTGACGAGGTCGGGAAAAGCTTGTACCAGCCAATCACCATGTTTGTCAAATCCAGCTCCTCCATTAGGATGCGTGCGACGCCCATAAAGCATTTGCGATCCATCCGGCCGTAGTTTCCCCAAACAATGACCTGTTGAGGAGAGATGGAGGAACTGTTTTATGTGAAAAGTAAAAGAAACATACTTTATAAATTCTTGTTAATACCAATAAATACATCTGGGTGAATCTTAAAAAAGagtcattcatatttatgaggaaagTGATACCTGATTTGTTAAGGTTAGATTTAAGGGTAGGGGTTATAGTTTCTCCAACCAACAAGGTAGCGCTTTCCTGAAGAATAATACTAAATTGTACAATTAGGTATCGTTTTCATCATTAACATAAATTACATTATCCCCTGCCATTCTACATTTCCTAAATTCATGTTCTGGACACTTTATTCAATCAGTTTTATccttataaatgtatatttactgtatacagtaaatatatgtatgtatgtatgtatgtatgtacaattgaagtcagaagtttacatacgcttaggttgaagtcattaaaactctttttttttaccactccacagatttaatattagcaaactatagttttggcaggtcatttaggacatctactttgtgcatgacacgagtaatttttccaacaattgtttacagacagattgactatatcacaattcagaagtttacatacaataagttaactgtgcctttaagcagcttgaaaaattccagaaaataatgtcattcctttagacaattagccaattagctcctgataggaggtgtactgaattagaggtgtacctgtggatgtattttaaggcctaccttcaaactcagtgcccctttgcttgatatcatgggaaaatcaaaataaatcagccaagacttcagaaaaaaaactgtggacctttcacaagtctggttcatccttgggagcaatttccaaacgccaacgttcatctgtacaaacaatagtacgtaagtataaacagcatgggaccatgcagccatcataccgctcaggaaggagatgcattctgtctcctagagatgaatgtattttggtgcgaaaagtgcaaataaatcccagaacaacagcaaaggaccttgtgaagatgctggaggaaacaggtagacaagtatctatatccacagtaaaacgagtcctatatcaacataacctgaaaggctgctcagcaagcaaGAAGCTACTgcaccaaaaccaccataaaaaagccagactacagtttgcaagtgcacatggggacaaagatcttacattttggagaaatttcctctcgtctgatgaaacaaaaattgaactttttggccataatgaccattgttatgtttggaggaaaaagggtgaggcttgcaagccgaagaacaccatcccaaccatgaatcatgtgggtggcagcatcatgttgtgggggtgctttgctgcaggagggactggtgcacttcacaaaatagatggcatcacgaggaaggaaaattatgtagatatattgaagcaacatctcaagacatcagccaggaagttaaagcttggtcgcaaatgggtcttccaaatggacaatgaccacaagcatacctccaaagttgtggcaaaatggctgaaggacaaGAAAGTCCTTtgtgagtggccatcacaaagccctgacctcagtccgatagaaaatttgtgggcagaactgaaaaagagtgtgagagtaaggaggcctacaaatctgactcagttacaccagttctgtctggaggaatgggccaaaattccagcaacttattgtgagaagcttgtggaaggctacccaaaacgtttgatccaagttaaacaatttaaaggcaatgctaccaaatactaacaaatgtatgtaaacttctgacccactgggaatgtgataaaagaaataaaagctgaaataaatcattatctctactattattctgacatttcacattcttaaaataaagtagtgatactaactgacctaagacagggaattttttctacgattaaatgtcaggaactgtgaaaaacgtatttgagtttaaatgtatttggctaaggtgtatgtaaacttctgacttcaactgtatatatatatatatatatatactgtatatacacacacatctaTCTTTATCTGTATCTATCTACATCTAtcattatctatctgtctataaaTTATTCAGatataatttaaatgtttccccttttccttctccACTGctaaaaataaagtatttgttGCATAGCTATTCCTTTGACAGTTCTCTCTGCGGTGGAACTAAATTATGGGAAAGAAGAATTATATAAGAATTGATAATTCACTAACAACACGTCAGCCTGCAGATAAATTAGAAAAAGTGCGGACAAACTTTGCTCtctaataaaaattgtattctttatCATTTAAATAACCAACCATTCAGATGTATTTTAAGTGTGTGCAACAACTTGAATAACCACAAGAAAATGTCATGactttcatttttcaaaaattcttttcacctgaaattttttttttaaataataattaagatgtgtacacctaattattaataatcttaatataaactataaataaaaaataaaaaaaattggttcaactttttacttgatgattttttaactagattttaaaaatatttttcattttcttcatcttgacatcctttttttttttttttttttttttttttttgtcgctaACAGGACTGCATTATAGGAAATCCAAGCAAGTTTACTTTGCaggtttttttttgcaatttgtaATTTACCTGTACAACTTTTCCCTGTGGACTCTCTGAGAACACAAGGACTTGATTGTAAAGGGGATCTAGAGATTTCCGCACTGACTTTGTCTTCTTTTTGGCGATACACATGCCATTTTCCAGAAGGTACACTTTGATATACGCTgctaaaaacaagaaagaaacataataatataatatcaatTCTAACTTCATCCAAGAAGTCCACAAGATATTGAAATTGACTAATTTCTTAAAAGGCACCAATTTggatttttcaatttttttttcaaacacacacatagtctATTCCAATAACGGATCCACAATTAAAAAGAGAAGAACAATCTCCCAAGATCACTCCCAAGATCAGGACTTTCAATCAAGTCTGCCCTCTGGTTAAATGGATCTAATATGTTCTATACGAGTCATGGATCAGTATATCAGAGAACAGGTTGATGAACAATCACCTGGAGGGCCCTTGGATCCAGGCTTCATGATGAGTCCTCGAGCCTGAATGATCTCCACCTCCAACTGTCCGTTCCTCTCCATCAGACCGATCTCCACATCTCCTGTAATACATCAACATGCAAATTAAGATGAGTCACATttgaaaaaacaatacaaatatcaaAGTTTTATGTTTGACATTTGGAatcttattttatattataatctTATTTAACAATTTTGATTTTCCATAACATTATGCAACTTccaaacttttggaaaacatccaaaacaatagcaaatataaacatttattttgcatgatTTTGCCAAGCAAATAAGTATTGGTTAGCTTCTTTCAATGGCAATTGTCTTGAAAAGATTTTTCATATCACACTCCAAAATATTGTACCTGATTTtctagatttatgcatttcaatttcataataaattGATTTAAGTATTCTTTAACAGATTAAATAACTACAACTTAAATATatgtgttttattaatttaattttgttaaagattactcaattcaatttagtggatatttttttatgtaacctgcaattgttccCTTAAGGAGCCTAACACCTAGTTttgctggtgtaacctaatgtataaaaaaaaaaagtgtattaataaataacatattaattataattgtatATTTTAGTGTGTTGTAATATTAATAACcattatgaattattattaactaaataattattacttataaaaatgatacatattaataataatataatctttAATATCAAtctgaaatattaaaatatgcagtatatttttgtatttcaattttataattaatataaataatatttttgactttattataaccagttaatttagatgttaccacacaaagcacatttttaggttactttTTAGTAGAACCCTGATTCCAGATTGTGCTTCTTAAATGATGATGTTGGTCCTTTTCAGAGGGTTTTTGaaaatctttttcatttttatgggACTATTTTAAGATATTAGAAATATATCACTTTTGTTATAATAAGCAAACCTGTGcataattaacattttccaattTTAAGATGAaacaacatcatactgtatgtcagatGTATCTAATAAACAAAGGCACTTACCCATTGAAGTGGTAGCTAGTGTTTGTCTTCCCACAAACTGAGCTGGTCCCATCCCATCTAGAAAGTTGCTAAACTGGGCATCTGATGCCAAGCACATACCACTGTAGTTCAGACTAATGGAGAGAGAACAGGGCAGTGTAAAAATTTCCACTCATTTTAACTGCAGTTGTTTCACACAATGTAAAGTGTATTTTGTATGCCACATGTATAATGCAGCACTGGCACATAATTATGTTGGACAGCAATAGTTCACTTCATAAATTCAGAAGTTCAGTGCAGAACTTTCTGATGTAATATTCTGGTATAGAAGAGGGTGTTCTTACAGTATGTGATATTTTCCCAAAtactttggatatatttttactaaTTTGGGAATGTAAAGCTTGGGAATTAATGGTATACCATTATTCCCTGTTATTAGcaatgtttaaagctgaagtgtctaatttttccaatgttaaaataGTTCTCCTATCCCCGCTTAAAATGCAGAGAtctataagccatttgtaggttgatttcccttaAAGGTGAAACCACTGTGGCTCTGCGACACTTTAAAAGCAGCGCTGTTTGTtttagcacacacatacacacattactTTCACACTATTTATTTGAGATACATGCTGACAAATATTACACAAAAATGCTActattacagtgtgtgtgtgtgtgtgtgtgtatgtgtgtgtgtgtgtgtgtgtgtgtgtgtgtgtgtgtgtgtgtgtatgctccaTGTCAAGGCCATAACCAtatcttgaacactggggggaaccaaaccattttgggggtggggggtcacgggtgttgaggtcacaaatattatggtcctctttggtcttttaataaaggcttgaaatgcgataaaggcccaaaattgtatcatttttggttttaaaagatgcatgtatttttaaagttcacacagtacaagacaaacactgtctgcattgctagcaatttgcctgtttcagtcatcttttctttcttttttgtgctgcctcaaagaaaagattaatataattagaattttttttcatcattgatgtatctgtaaaaggacatgactgtgtcagctggctagcaaaaagaaaatacacaaaattatttactgccctcatgttgtccctcattgtgtttTCCTCCCAGTAGTATCTTAACACAGtgttttcttcaagaatcctaactctgctcttttccaaacacaaacacttcatattgaccactgctgtcaaggtccaaagagaaaaaaatcattataaaaataccataaaagttgtccatataacacaaagctgttgtatatccccagaaagcttggaatataatgtACTTGTCATATGGACTGTTATgactttatactgaacctttaatagtgctttataatatttgttttatacagctcctgctcactataaactgttaatctatggaatagagctgcttaaaatatctatatttatggtccaagaaaaaacccagcatatcggttttgaacaacataagggtgagtaaatgagtgagtaaaagtacattttccatttttaggtgaactactttaactggtggctcattttttgagcacaaacctgacaaggacatactcaaaataaaaacggtctcttttaaaagaagactcatagcagatgctgtacaaaatccagaattaattaaagacataaagaaattatttagaaaaacttacagtgattttaaattattacctgataatatttgcattaagaatatatgacactgtctttgccaaaacctaaaagcacaatagaagttACAAGTCACACCAGTTctgttctagttctgatctggaTAATaacactctactttgtgttttttatagataattttcttagacaatggcaagagaattttctaaaaagctcctTCAAATgtctgccagattaccacattcattcaattcctttataatatacacacattcgctctttgtcttaagcctgattcgctgaaaactgctccgttaatgttttcacattcacagttatgaatgacatacaaattaTGTACTgtgcatgacatttttttaaattcaaaatggcgaattttgccaaatggtgaatagtttgcacccttggaaattaatgtcggtcggtacaacaattcagtcataaaacagtggtcaaatattgcatgtttagttagatacttacatctcacatgacacaaagactcttaa includes these proteins:
- the LOC127449493 gene encoding regulating synaptic membrane exocytosis protein 4-like isoform X2; the protein is MERSQSRISLSASFEALAIYFPCMNSFDEDDGDPEGRRLKGIQRSTETGLAVEMPSRTVRQASHESIEDSMNSYGSEGNLNYSGMCLASDAQFSNFLDGMGPAQFVGRQTLATTSMGDVEIGLMERNGQLEVEIIQARGLIMKPGSKGPPAYIKVYLLENGMCIAKKKTKSVRKSLDPLYNQVLVFSESPQGKVVQVIVWGNYGRMDRKCFMGVARILMEELDLTNMVIGWYKLFPTSSMVDPTMAPLIRHSSQLSLESTVGPCCERS
- the LOC127449493 gene encoding regulating synaptic membrane exocytosis protein 4-like isoform X1, translated to MERSQSRISLSASFEALAIYFPCMNSFDEDDGDPEGRRLKGIQRSTETGLAVEMPSRTVRQASHESIEDSMNSYGSEGNLNYSGMCLASDAQFSNFLDGMGPAQFVGRQTLATTSMGDVEIGLMERNGQLEVEIIQARGLIMKPGSKGPPAAYIKVYLLENGMCIAKKKTKSVRKSLDPLYNQVLVFSESPQGKVVQVIVWGNYGRMDRKCFMGVARILMEELDLTNMVIGWYKLFPTSSMVDPTMAPLIRHSSQLSLESTVGPCCERS
- the LOC127449493 gene encoding regulating synaptic membrane exocytosis protein 4-like isoform X3: MERSQSRISLSASFEALAIYFPCMNSFDEDDGDPEGRRLKGIQRSTETGLAVEMPSRTVRQASHESIEDSMNSYGSEGNLNYSGMCLASDAQFSNFLDGMGPAQFVGRQTLATTSMGDVEIGLMERNGQLEVEIIQARGLIMKPGSKGPPAAYIKVYLLENGMCIAKKKTKSVRKSLDPLYNQVLVFSESPQGKVVQMNVGVWKLLPRMNQTCERSTVFFLKSWLIYFDFPMISSKGALSLKVGLKIHPQVHL